A single Vallitalea longa DNA region contains:
- a CDS encoding response regulator transcription factor has protein sequence MEWCKIMIVDDEYLLRQGIIHMLEWEKYGFKVVGEATNATQTLELIEKIHPHIILCDIVMPNIDGIELSKIIKKRYPNIEIVILSGYDNFEYVKTAFKHGVADYVLKPTLTANQLLDILIPLQKKFVKPVCPVEEKNSMDEQLLKMLEDKVIDEHILNDCFNKSEFTIIGYQQLKSDSVDNNLVNDKIKQIFSNFFCIYIGKSQDIHIFIINHDKEDINEINDKWDLLTNSLKPEIITVFLMKIEEIGSYASLLIAYDEIKNLSQYHFYGYEQSHISISFKTYKTRNKIKFDTKQFMQLASSEPVNALEYLEDYLEKLTFQNGLKGSEIKAIVQNVIYNLFNIILINEEKYEEVNTKKIIFFNNISNATTLEDIIEYFNDIKKYIESLIEVGTTDKMMKQILDYININYEKQINLQEIANEFHISYSYLSAYFNNNYKESFNDYLNRVRIQKAKEFLVNPSIQISYVSELVGYSSPNYFTKVFKKLTGYTPTTYRRMYMK, from the coding sequence ATGGAATGGTGTAAAATTATGATTGTAGATGATGAATACCTATTAAGGCAAGGTATCATACATATGCTAGAATGGGAAAAGTATGGGTTTAAAGTTGTGGGGGAAGCAACTAATGCTACACAAACATTAGAACTGATAGAAAAAATACATCCACATATAATTCTATGTGATATAGTTATGCCTAATATTGATGGTATAGAGCTGTCTAAGATTATTAAGAAACGTTATCCTAATATTGAAATTGTTATATTAAGCGGTTATGATAACTTTGAGTATGTTAAAACTGCATTTAAACATGGGGTTGCAGATTATGTTTTGAAACCAACTTTAACAGCAAATCAATTATTAGATATATTGATACCACTACAGAAAAAGTTTGTTAAACCTGTTTGTCCTGTTGAAGAAAAAAACAGTATGGATGAACAACTTCTTAAAATGTTGGAAGATAAGGTAATAGATGAACATATATTGAATGATTGTTTCAATAAATCAGAGTTCACTATAATAGGATATCAGCAATTAAAGAGTGATTCAGTTGATAATAATCTAGTTAATGATAAGATAAAACAAATCTTCTCAAATTTTTTTTGTATATACATAGGTAAATCACAAGATATACATATTTTTATAATTAATCATGATAAAGAAGATATAAATGAAATCAATGACAAATGGGATTTATTGACTAACAGCTTGAAACCCGAGATAATAACAGTTTTTTTAATGAAGATAGAAGAAATAGGTTCTTATGCTAGTTTACTGATAGCTTATGATGAAATTAAGAATTTATCACAATATCATTTTTATGGTTATGAACAGTCACATATCAGTATTTCATTTAAAACATATAAAACAAGAAATAAAATAAAGTTTGATACTAAACAATTTATGCAATTGGCTTCTTCCGAACCAGTTAATGCTCTTGAATATCTAGAAGATTATCTAGAAAAATTGACGTTTCAAAATGGATTAAAAGGTAGTGAAATAAAAGCTATAGTACAAAATGTAATATATAATCTTTTTAACATTATCTTAATCAACGAAGAGAAATATGAAGAAGTAAATACTAAAAAAATAATTTTTTTCAATAATATATCTAACGCTACAACTCTAGAAGACATAATAGAATATTTCAATGACATTAAAAAATATATTGAATCATTAATTGAAGTAGGAACAACAGATAAAATGATGAAACAGATTCTGGATTATATTAATATTAATTATGAGAAACAAATTAATCTACAAGAAATTGCTAATGAATTTCATATAAGTTATTCATATCTGTCAGCCTATTTCAATAATAATTATAAAGAAAGCTTCAATGATTACCTTAATAGAGTGAGAATACAAAAAGCTAAAGAATTCCTTGTAAACCCTTCTATTCAGATATCCTATGTAAGTGAATTAGTTGGATATTCTTCCCCTAATTACTTTACTAAAGTTTTCAAGAAATTAACAGGTTATACACCTACGACATATAGAAGGATGTATATGAAATGA
- the trpS gene encoding tryptophan--tRNA ligase translates to MMDIILTGDRPTGKLHIGHYVGSLKTRVSIQGKYDKSFIMIADTQALSDNALNPGKVRDNVIEVMLDYLSIGLKPELNTFFIQSLVPELAELTMYYMNFVNLGRLSRNPTVKAEMKQKGYNDKIPVGFLCYPISQAADITAFKANLIPVGDDQLPMIEQTNEIVRRINNHFNKDILKECKPLLSGVQRLPGIDGRAKMSKSLNNAIYLSDSRECIIKKVMSMYTDPNHIRVEDKGNVEGNVVFKYLDAFDTRKDEVEKLKQHYEKGGLGDITIKKRLIEVLDEELSPIRLRRKQLEKNKEELLIMLKTGSEHARNIAADTLTELKKVFCLDY, encoded by the coding sequence ATTATGGATATTATTCTAACAGGAGACAGACCCACAGGTAAACTTCACATAGGACATTATGTTGGATCATTAAAGACAAGAGTCTCCATACAAGGGAAATATGATAAAAGTTTTATTATGATAGCAGATACACAAGCATTATCAGATAATGCACTTAATCCGGGAAAAGTAAGAGATAATGTTATAGAAGTAATGCTAGATTATCTATCTATTGGTTTGAAACCAGAATTAAATACTTTTTTCATACAATCTCTAGTACCAGAATTAGCAGAGCTTACTATGTATTATATGAATTTCGTTAATCTTGGAAGGTTATCAAGGAATCCAACGGTAAAAGCGGAAATGAAGCAAAAAGGATACAATGATAAGATTCCCGTTGGATTTTTATGTTATCCGATTAGTCAGGCAGCGGATATAACCGCTTTCAAAGCTAATTTAATCCCAGTTGGGGATGATCAGCTTCCAATGATTGAACAGACGAATGAAATAGTAAGGCGAATAAACAATCATTTTAATAAAGATATCCTAAAAGAATGCAAACCATTACTTTCAGGTGTTCAAAGATTACCAGGAATTGATGGAAGAGCTAAGATGAGTAAATCTCTTAATAACGCAATATATCTTAGTGATAGCAGAGAATGTATAATAAAAAAAGTAATGAGTATGTATACTGATCCTAATCATATCAGAGTAGAAGATAAAGGTAATGTGGAAGGAAATGTCGTATTCAAATATTTAGATGCATTTGATACTAGAAAAGATGAGGTAGAGAAGCTGAAACAGCATTATGAAAAAGGCGGTTTAGGTGATATTACAATTAAGAAAAGATTAATTGAAGTCTTAGATGAAGAATTAAGTCCAATAAGATTAAGAAGAAAGCAATTAGAAAAGAATAAAGAAGAATTATTGATTATGTTGAAAACAGGAAGTGAACATGCACGAAATATAGCAGCAGACACTTTAACCGAATTAAAAAAAGTATTCTGTCTGGATTATTGA
- a CDS encoding PLP-dependent aminotransferase family protein translates to MIDLVPNLDIDSNRPLYVQLYEYIRDEILNERIAKNEKLPSIRQLANSLDISKTTIENAYQQLSVEGYLYSLPQKGYYASSFDKTFVTSKKDTYESVREQRVKKMIKYDFKNEYVEENNFDFNLWRKYMNRVLSYDYKKLYTVTDVQGELELRDEIVKYVRRSRGVSANTNRVIIGGGVQYLLNILSTLMKKININECAFEDPGFNRAKNIFMHNSFNIIPIPVREDGIDLNVLKKSNTKLCYVSPSHQFPTGTVMSVDQRIKLLKWASENKGYIIEDDYNSELRYSGKPIPSMQSFDKNENVIYLGSFSTILVPSIRISYMILPDKLINLYNESKNRYIQTTSKTEQLALASFMKEGMFEKHIRKLKKNYAKKNQLLIQAIKNYMGDKVDIGGIDSGLHMVLNINTDLSEKQIIEKALHNEILLSGIAEYTIVKRCKDKPIIILSYRGIDYDNIEKAVNLLSKIV, encoded by the coding sequence ATGATAGATTTAGTTCCCAATTTAGATATTGATTCAAACAGACCATTGTATGTACAGTTATATGAATATATCAGGGATGAAATACTTAATGAACGAATTGCTAAAAATGAAAAGCTTCCATCTATAAGGCAATTAGCAAATAGTCTTGATATAAGTAAAACTACTATAGAAAACGCATATCAGCAATTATCGGTAGAAGGGTATCTATATAGTTTGCCTCAAAAAGGATACTATGCAAGTTCTTTTGATAAGACTTTTGTTACAAGTAAAAAGGATACATATGAATCAGTGAGAGAACAAAGAGTTAAAAAAATGATTAAATATGATTTTAAAAATGAATATGTGGAAGAAAATAACTTCGATTTTAATTTATGGAGAAAATATATGAACAGAGTACTTAGTTATGATTACAAAAAATTGTATACAGTAACTGATGTGCAAGGGGAGTTAGAATTAAGAGATGAGATTGTTAAATATGTCAGGAGATCAAGAGGGGTATCTGCTAATACCAATAGAGTGATTATTGGTGGTGGTGTACAGTATTTACTTAATATTCTTAGCACGTTAATGAAAAAAATTAATATTAATGAATGTGCTTTTGAAGACCCTGGATTTAATAGAGCCAAAAATATTTTTATGCATAATAGTTTTAATATAATTCCTATACCAGTAAGAGAAGATGGAATTGATCTGAATGTTTTAAAAAAATCTAATACAAAATTATGTTACGTCAGCCCATCTCATCAATTTCCTACTGGTACTGTTATGAGTGTAGATCAGAGGATTAAACTTCTAAAATGGGCGAGCGAAAATAAAGGTTATATCATTGAAGACGATTATAATAGTGAGTTGCGTTATTCGGGTAAACCTATTCCTTCTATGCAGAGTTTCGATAAAAATGAAAATGTCATTTACTTAGGTTCATTTTCTACAATATTGGTACCTTCAATAAGAATAAGTTACATGATTTTACCTGATAAGTTAATTAACCTTTATAATGAAAGCAAAAACAGATATATACAGACAACATCTAAAACAGAGCAATTAGCTTTAGCGTCATTTATGAAAGAAGGCATGTTTGAAAAACATATAAGAAAGCTCAAAAAAAATTATGCCAAAAAAAATCAACTATTAATTCAAGCTATAAAGAATTACATGGGAGATAAAGTAGATATCGGTGGAATTGACTCAGGTCTTCATATGGTGCTTAACATAAATACTGATTTATCAGAGAAACAAATAATAGAAAAAGCATTGCACAATGAAATATTGCTATCTGGTATTGCAGAATATACAATTGTAAAAAGATGTAAAGACAAACCTATTATTATTTTATCATATAGAGGAATCGATTATGATAATATTGAAAAAGCTGTAAATCTGCTTAGTAAAATTGTTTAA
- a CDS encoding DUF6142 family protein: MEDKKITLRLNNRKQTGLGIVSFILGLVSLVLFLGAVGISAFADRTYNIVLAIGLMEMIGFIACIVGVIYGIMGEMKKDTFKTFAHIGMVINLILMLFHVMVIIYGFSG, from the coding sequence ATGGAAGATAAGAAAATCACATTAAGATTAAATAATAGAAAACAGACTGGACTTGGAATAGTTTCCTTTATTTTAGGGCTTGTATCGTTAGTTTTGTTTTTAGGTGCTGTTGGTATATCGGCTTTCGCTGATAGGACTTATAACATAGTTTTGGCAATAGGACTTATGGAAATGATAGGATTTATTGCTTGTATAGTGGGTGTTATATATGGAATTATGGGAGAAATGAAAAAAGATACTTTTAAAACTTTCGCACATATAGGCATGGTAATAAATTTAATATTAATGTTATTTCATGTAATGGTTATTATATATGGATTTAGTGGATAG
- the trpB gene encoding tryptophan synthase subunit beta, with protein sequence MKHQFGKFGGQYVPEPVINALNELETAFNEAMKDEEFKKEYMYYMKDYVGRESPLYYAENMTKKLGGAKIYLKREDLNHTGAHKINNAIGQILLAKRMGKKKIIAETGAGQHGVATATAAAMFNMECEIFMGEEDTRRQKLNVFRMQLLGAKVTPVTRGTRTLSDAVDEAIEKWVERIEDTFYLLGSAVGPHPYPTMVREFQKIIGEEALRQIKEKEGRLPDYCIACIGGGSNAIGLFHEFNQYEEVNLIGVEAAGKGIDTNYHAATMALGKEGVAHGMNTLYIQDEQGNMCPVYSISAGLDYPGVGPEHAYLKETGRAKYVSITDDEAVNAFLYLSQTEGIIPAIESSHALAYTMKFAPTLDDDKIIIVNLSGRGDKDVEAIEDYLKANNKPINL encoded by the coding sequence ATGAAACATCAATTTGGAAAATTTGGAGGACAATATGTACCAGAACCAGTAATCAATGCTTTAAATGAATTGGAGACAGCTTTTAATGAAGCTATGAAAGATGAAGAATTCAAAAAAGAATATATGTATTATATGAAAGATTATGTTGGAAGAGAATCTCCATTATATTATGCAGAAAACATGACTAAAAAACTAGGTGGAGCTAAAATCTATCTGAAAAGAGAAGATCTTAATCATACAGGAGCACATAAGATAAATAATGCCATAGGACAGATATTGCTTGCCAAAAGAATGGGTAAGAAAAAAATAATTGCTGAAACTGGAGCAGGACAACATGGAGTTGCAACAGCTACAGCAGCAGCTATGTTCAATATGGAATGCGAAATCTTCATGGGAGAAGAAGATACTAGGAGACAGAAACTTAATGTATTCCGAATGCAATTATTAGGTGCAAAAGTCACACCAGTCACAAGAGGTACAAGAACTCTAAGTGATGCGGTTGATGAGGCAATTGAAAAATGGGTTGAAAGAATAGAAGATACTTTTTATTTATTAGGTTCAGCAGTCGGACCACACCCATATCCAACTATGGTTCGTGAATTTCAAAAAATAATAGGCGAAGAAGCATTAAGACAGATTAAAGAAAAAGAAGGACGACTTCCTGATTATTGTATTGCTTGTATAGGAGGAGGAAGTAATGCAATAGGTTTATTCCATGAGTTCAATCAATATGAAGAAGTTAATCTTATAGGTGTTGAAGCTGCTGGAAAAGGGATTGATACAAATTATCATGCTGCGACTATGGCTCTTGGAAAAGAAGGGGTTGCTCATGGTATGAATACTCTTTATATTCAAGATGAGCAAGGTAATATGTGTCCAGTTTATTCTATATCAGCAGGACTTGATTATCCAGGAGTCGGACCTGAACATGCTTATCTAAAAGAAACAGGTAGAGCTAAATATGTATCTATCACAGATGATGAAGCAGTCAATGCATTTTTATATCTATCTCAAACAGAAGGAATAATACCTGCTATTGAGAGTTCACATGCACTTGCATACACTATGAAATTTGCACCGACTCTTGATGACGATAAAATTATTATAGTGAATTTGTCAGGTAGAGGAGATAAGGACGTTGAAGCAATAGAAGATTATTTGAAAGCAAATAACAAGCCAATCAATCTATAA
- a CDS encoding spore germination protein, producing the protein MNNISKNIRYNIKWFEREFKDDDSIVYRSFQNKTSKREMCIIYIKNMVNDEIMSENILRPIMNAELEKMENTEEYMDFIINKVVSVNEVEKSTDFNTLVENLYIGKSIFFIDGFAVGAILNTLDWSARAINEPISETIIKGPREGFNEVIYTNISLIRRRIVSKQLKVKFFEIGTITKTKVCICYIEEIAKKEIVEEIEKRLNKIDIDGILDSGYIEEFLTDEPMSIFKTLFSTEKPDTVCGKLLEGRVAIVCNGSPSVITTPFIFLEYFQVDEDYYQNFYYATFNRLLRYLAFFLTTSVPAIYIALTNYHQELIPTPLILSIYEARQGIPFPTSLEAFIMIIIFELIRESGIRISKYSGSAISIVGALVVGEAAVEARLVSQPMIIVIGITGISNFLLPKMANSTILIRIAFVILASVLGLYGYIFGVIFLTLHLFSIRSFGIPYMLSVESMQSMSGIKDTYIRAPWWYMDIRGKLISKKRNRKKNIAKS; encoded by the coding sequence ATGAATAATATAAGCAAAAATATAAGATATAATATTAAATGGTTTGAGAGAGAATTTAAAGACGATGATAGTATTGTATATAGATCATTTCAAAACAAAACAAGTAAAAGGGAAATGTGCATTATTTACATTAAGAATATGGTTAATGATGAGATAATGTCAGAAAACATATTAAGACCAATAATGAATGCTGAATTAGAAAAAATGGAAAATACTGAAGAATATATGGATTTTATCATTAATAAAGTAGTGAGTGTTAACGAAGTGGAAAAATCTACAGACTTTAATACTTTAGTTGAAAATTTATATATAGGCAAAAGTATATTCTTTATTGATGGGTTTGCAGTAGGAGCTATATTAAACACGCTTGATTGGTCAGCTAGAGCTATTAATGAACCAATTTCTGAAACAATAATCAAAGGTCCAAGAGAAGGATTCAATGAAGTTATTTATACTAATATTTCATTAATAAGAAGAAGAATAGTCTCAAAACAGTTGAAAGTGAAATTTTTCGAGATAGGAACTATAACTAAGACAAAAGTGTGTATATGTTATATAGAAGAAATTGCAAAAAAAGAGATTGTAGAGGAAATAGAAAAAAGACTAAATAAAATAGATATAGATGGTATATTAGATTCGGGATATATAGAGGAATTTTTAACTGATGAACCAATGTCTATTTTCAAAACATTATTTTCTACGGAGAAACCAGATACAGTATGTGGGAAATTACTGGAGGGAAGAGTTGCAATTGTATGTAATGGATCACCTTCTGTTATTACTACCCCATTTATTTTCTTAGAATATTTTCAAGTTGATGAGGATTATTATCAGAATTTTTATTATGCTACTTTTAACAGACTTCTTAGATATTTAGCTTTTTTCCTTACTACAAGTGTTCCTGCAATTTATATTGCTCTTACTAATTATCATCAGGAATTAATACCGACACCATTAATATTAAGTATTTATGAAGCTAGACAAGGTATACCTTTTCCTACATCTTTAGAGGCGTTTATTATGATTATAATTTTTGAACTGATAAGAGAATCAGGAATCAGAATTTCAAAATATAGTGGTTCTGCAATAAGTATAGTAGGTGCACTTGTAGTTGGAGAAGCAGCGGTAGAAGCGAGACTGGTAAGTCAGCCTATGATAATAGTAATAGGAATTACTGGTATATCTAATTTTTTACTACCCAAGATGGCTAATTCAACTATTTTGATTAGGATTGCATTTGTAATTCTAGCGTCTGTTTTAGGATTATATGGATATATTTTCGGAGTTATATTTTTAACATTACATCTTTTTTCTATAAGGAGTTTTGGAATTCCCTATATGCTTAGTGTTGAATCTATGCAAAGTATGAGTGGTATTAAGGATACTTATATCAGAGCTCCGTGGTGGTATATGGATATTAGAGGAAAATTAATATCAAAGAAGAGAAATAGAAAAAAGAATATAGCTAAGAGTTAA
- a CDS encoding ECF transporter S component produces MKNTYLGNDDIRKLTYTGLMTAIVLLATLVIKIPVSFTNGYIHLGDSMVFLAAILLGWKYGAFAAGVGSALADVIGGYAHWAVPTLIIKALMAIIIGICASEKYRKKMYIILTIIFAGGFAVFNLILKNILTNKIILDSSNITSNLLTELELNSTEELINLSSRVETTLFVITILIPIIILVLSLLISKLNKIKFKPAYTFGFVISGTFMVFCYYIASYILTGNYIVPIFSIPLNMIQFIVGLVIAQLIVMGLNKSKLSIPLQCF; encoded by the coding sequence ATGAAAAATACATATCTAGGAAATGATGATATCAGGAAATTAACTTATACAGGCTTAATGACTGCTATCGTTCTACTAGCGACACTGGTAATAAAAATCCCTGTATCATTCACTAACGGATACATTCATCTTGGAGACAGCATGGTATTTTTAGCAGCTATTCTATTAGGATGGAAATATGGAGCATTTGCTGCCGGAGTTGGATCTGCTTTAGCAGATGTAATAGGAGGATATGCTCATTGGGCTGTACCTACTTTAATAATAAAAGCTTTAATGGCTATAATAATTGGAATATGTGCAAGTGAAAAATACAGGAAAAAAATGTATATCATTTTAACTATAATTTTTGCAGGTGGTTTTGCAGTATTTAATCTAATACTAAAAAATATACTAACAAACAAAATAATATTAGATTCATCTAATATCACTAGCAATCTTCTAACTGAATTAGAATTAAATTCTACAGAAGAATTAATTAATCTTTCCAGCAGAGTTGAAACAACACTTTTTGTAATAACTATCTTAATACCAATAATAATTTTAGTCTTATCTTTGTTAATATCAAAACTAAATAAAATAAAATTCAAACCCGCTTATACTTTCGGATTTGTAATATCTGGTACTTTCATGGTATTCTGCTACTATATAGCATCTTATATATTGACCGGCAATTATATAGTACCAATATTCTCCATACCATTGAACATGATACAATTTATAGTTGGTCTTGTTATCGCTCAACTTATTGTCATGGGACTTAATAAAAGTAAATTATCAATTCCTTTACAATGTTTTTAG
- a CDS encoding response regulator gives MKKRALLVNDSRFESLIMKDMLNNLGYDVELADEFDALYEAEQFEPNIVIVNYIMRKTKGDKLIKDIKDSLPESKCLLSSSNSIRYEKIEDSVDGILHTPLSMFTLKDSLKRIGETEDIIRFMGKEDKASTNLNYCPYCASNLSEFDKGIIFCPYCGHTIKQKAK, from the coding sequence GTGAAAAAAAGAGCACTACTTGTCAATGATTCTAGATTTGAAAGTCTTATAATGAAAGATATGTTGAATAATCTAGGTTATGATGTTGAACTTGCTGATGAGTTTGATGCGTTGTACGAAGCTGAACAGTTTGAACCTAATATTGTTATAGTCAATTATATTATGAGGAAAACAAAGGGTGATAAGTTAATTAAAGATATAAAAGATAGTTTGCCAGAAAGCAAATGTCTACTATCTTCAAGTAATTCTATTAGATACGAAAAAATAGAAGATAGTGTAGATGGTATTTTGCATACACCATTATCAATGTTTACATTGAAAGATAGTCTGAAAAGAATAGGGGAAACAGAAGATATTATCCGTTTTATGGGAAAAGAAGATAAAGCCAGTACAAATCTAAATTATTGTCCTTATTGTGCGAGTAATTTAAGTGAATTTGATAAAGGTATAATCTTTTGCCCATACTGCGGTCATACCATAAAACAAAAAGCAAAATGA
- a CDS encoding GerAB/ArcD/ProY family transporter has translation MEEVISKRQCICMIILIMLSESFVIGPIKGAKSDIWIAILVAIVISCLISLIYARIMDRYPDKNLYGILIEVFGNIIGNIISILYVLYCFYVGALVLSTFILFTGVIGLLNTPVSVIAFCVIVLVIAGLKRGLEVLGRWSEFFTKIIYPIILITIPLMLSMVESFNLEPVLANGIKPVVQGAFEMITFPFAEIFTFMFIINVKSISKTKNIYRIFLIGILLGGVIMFSSHVSAYLCLGEFAYTSSYFPIYSAVSRINIRDILQRIESVIAIIFILAGFIKICIYLLAGCKGVASILKLKDYRFIVTPLCIITFIISLTTVTSIIEMENHVHYYNYLAILMQFILPVFILIGVEIKSRVVKKSK, from the coding sequence ATGGAAGAAGTTATATCAAAACGACAATGCATATGTATGATTATATTAATAATGCTATCCGAGTCATTTGTCATAGGTCCTATAAAAGGAGCTAAATCTGACATATGGATAGCGATACTAGTAGCTATTGTGATTTCATGTTTAATTTCTCTTATATACGCTAGAATTATGGATAGATATCCAGATAAGAATTTATATGGAATTCTTATAGAAGTTTTTGGTAATATAATTGGTAATATCATAAGTATATTATATGTACTATATTGCTTTTACGTAGGGGCTCTAGTATTAAGTACTTTTATTTTATTTACTGGTGTTATTGGGTTACTCAACACACCTGTATCCGTAATAGCTTTTTGTGTAATAGTATTAGTTATTGCTGGTCTTAAGAGAGGGTTGGAGGTGTTAGGGAGATGGTCAGAATTTTTCACTAAAATCATATATCCTATAATATTAATAACAATACCTCTTATGTTATCAATGGTTGAATCATTTAACTTAGAACCTGTTTTAGCTAATGGCATTAAGCCAGTAGTACAAGGAGCTTTTGAGATGATAACTTTTCCATTTGCAGAGATTTTTACCTTTATGTTCATAATAAATGTTAAAAGTATTAGTAAAACCAAAAATATCTATAGAATATTTTTGATAGGGATACTATTGGGCGGAGTGATAATGTTTAGTTCTCATGTAAGTGCATATCTATGTCTGGGAGAATTTGCTTATACTAGTAGTTATTTTCCTATATATAGTGCAGTGAGCAGGATAAATATAAGAGATATATTGCAGAGAATCGAATCTGTAATAGCAATAATTTTTATTTTGGCTGGTTTCATAAAGATATGTATCTATTTATTGGCTGGATGTAAAGGGGTTGCATCCATATTGAAATTGAAAGACTATAGGTTTATTGTTACTCCATTATGTATTATAACTTTTATAATATCTCTTACTACTGTTACAAGTATAATTGAAATGGAAAATCATGTTCATTATTACAATTATTTGGCAATTCTAATGCAGTTTATTTTACCGGTTTTTATTTTAATAGGTGTAGAGATAAAATCAAGAGTGGTAAAAAAGAGTAAGTAA
- a CDS encoding VanZ family protein, whose amino-acid sequence MSNNASEDFKRFFRIISFILFIIYLMFLINVLFLDEKYGRVTGVKGYNLEFFKTIKNYIKYSGTNTIMRNIFGNIVAFMPFGFFIPVLLRKTRHLIIMILLSGLMSLLVEVLQYHFAVGSFDVDDIILNTVGGFLGYLIYKICYYIYYGFKYLHIQK is encoded by the coding sequence ATGAGTAATAATGCTTCAGAAGATTTTAAGAGATTTTTTAGAATAATTAGCTTTATTCTTTTTATTATATATTTGATGTTTTTAATCAATGTACTTTTTTTAGATGAAAAGTATGGTAGAGTTACAGGTGTTAAAGGTTATAATCTAGAGTTTTTTAAAACTATCAAAAATTATATTAAGTATAGTGGAACTAATACCATAATGAGAAATATTTTCGGTAATATAGTAGCTTTTATGCCTTTCGGGTTTTTTATACCTGTTTTACTTAGGAAAACAAGACATTTGATTATCATGATTTTGTTAAGTGGATTAATGAGTCTATTGGTAGAAGTTCTTCAGTATCATTTTGCTGTTGGAAGTTTTGATGTAGATGATATTATACTTAATACTGTTGGAGGATTTCTAGGATATTTAATTTATAAAATATGTTATTATATTTATTATGGATTCAAATATTTACATATTCAAAAATAA